A DNA window from Bacillota bacterium contains the following coding sequences:
- the hisC gene encoding histidinol-phosphate transaminase — MNKYIPEKINRIEPYTPTENIYDVKLDANESYANLSWHLQKDIQKSIASIEFNRYPDPYAQKLCSKYAKCYGVNDYNVVAGNGSDELISLIINSFLNDGDKILTFTPDFSMYAFYAEERGAVNITLKKDENLQIDLKKAEKTISKENIRLVIFSNPCNPTGQGLKREKVLDFVKNVDCLVVVDEAYMDFWNESIIPEIENLPNVIILKTLSKDFGAAAVRIGFAVAQKDFIDAIKKVKSPFNVNSLSQAAGEIILDNHEIAAAIRIRIMAGKKRLEQKLSMLSKSSVILYKVIPTLTNFVLVESEKAGKIYDALLNQSVCVRNMGGFLRITAGSTKENSAFYKAFSAIVK; from the coding sequence ATGAACAAATATATACCGGAGAAAATAAACCGCATTGAGCCATACACTCCCACTGAAAATATCTATGATGTAAAACTTGATGCAAACGAGAGCTATGCAAATCTTTCTTGGCATCTTCAAAAGGATATCCAAAAAAGTATTGCTTCTATAGAATTTAACCGATACCCAGATCCATATGCACAAAAATTATGTTCAAAGTATGCTAAGTGCTACGGGGTAAATGATTATAATGTCGTTGCGGGAAACGGGTCAGACGAGCTTATTTCACTTATAATCAATTCATTTTTGAATGATGGCGACAAAATTCTCACTTTTACGCCGGATTTCTCGATGTATGCTTTTTACGCGGAAGAACGGGGCGCAGTAAACATCACTTTAAAAAAAGATGAAAATCTGCAGATAGATTTAAAGAAAGCTGAAAAAACCATATCAAAAGAAAATATCCGGCTTGTGATATTTTCAAATCCCTGCAACCCGACGGGGCAGGGGCTTAAGCGCGAAAAAGTGCTTGATTTCGTTAAAAATGTCGACTGCCTTGTGGTTGTTGACGAGGCATATATGGATTTCTGGAATGAAAGCATCATTCCAGAGATAGAAAACCTGCCGAATGTCATCATACTTAAAACGCTTTCAAAAGATTTTGGCGCCGCCGCGGTAAGAATCGGTTTTGCCGTTGCACAAAAAGACTTTATAGACGCAATCAAAAAAGTCAAATCCCCATTCAACGTAAATTCGCTTTCTCAGGCTGCAGGCGAAATAATTCTTGACAACCATGAGATTGCCGCAGCCATCCGTATAAGGATAATGGCCGGAAAAAAACGGCTTGAGCAGAAACTATCCATGCTTTCAAAATCATCTGTTATTCTATATAAAGTGATACCAACGCTTACAAATTTTGTACTTGTTGAATCTGAGAAAGCAGGGAAAATATATGACGCCCTTTTAAACCAAAGCGTCTGCGTCAGAAATATGGGCGGATTTCTGCGGATAACAGCAGGCAGCACAAAGGAAAACAGCGCATTTTATAAAGCATTCAGCGCAATTGTTAAATAA
- the hisH gene encoding imidazole glycerol phosphate synthase subunit HisH, with protein MIAIVDYNVGNLYSVTGALKHLGYESKVTGDKKELEKADAIILPGVGAFPDAMRELKNHGIIDFLKEQALKKPFLGICLGMQMLFDQSEEFGITEGLHLISGNVLKIPSAPGLKIPHMGWNSLEITKDTPILKGFTGGEYVYFVHSYHAVLSNKDNLTSVTDYGGKITAAVQNGYVFGTQFHPEKSGEVGLMILKNFGELSK; from the coding sequence ATGATTGCGATTGTTGACTATAATGTCGGAAATCTATACAGTGTTACAGGCGCGCTAAAACACCTCGGTTACGAAAGCAAGGTCACAGGCGACAAAAAAGAGCTTGAAAAAGCTGATGCGATAATCCTGCCCGGTGTCGGCGCGTTCCCCGACGCAATGAGAGAGCTTAAAAATCACGGCATCATAGACTTCCTAAAAGAGCAGGCATTAAAAAAGCCGTTTCTCGGCATATGTCTTGGTATGCAGATGCTGTTCGATCAAAGCGAAGAGTTTGGGATAACCGAAGGGCTTCACCTTATTTCCGGAAACGTTTTAAAGATACCAAGCGCTCCGGGCTTAAAAATCCCCCATATGGGATGGAACAGCCTTGAGATTACAAAGGACACCCCAATATTAAAAGGCTTTACAGGCGGGGAATATGTCTATTTCGTGCATTCATATCACGCTGTTTTATCAAATAAAGATAATCTGACTTCAGTAACCGATTACGGCGGAAAAATCACGGCGGCGGTTCAGAACGGATATGTGTTCGGCACCCAGTTCCACCCCGAGAAGAGCGGGGAAGTCGGGCTTATGATTTTAAAGAATTTCGGAGAACTTTCAAAATGA
- the hisB gene encoding imidazoleglycerol-phosphate dehydratase HisB has translation MNRSASIARKTKETDIEINLCADGSGKFTIETGIAFFDHMLSSFAMHGGFDITGHVKGDLEVDQHHTVEDTGIVLGQVFAQIFSQNKNVKRFGSFFVPMDEALSFAAVDISGRPYLVYDCHIGDSKTGDMDSELFLEFFRAFTINAGLTLHTKMIYGSNGHHMIEALFKAVARAIREALTPNTGDVLPSTKGLL, from the coding sequence TTGAACAGATCAGCTTCGATTGCAAGAAAGACTAAAGAAACAGATATAGAAATAAACCTCTGCGCCGACGGTTCGGGAAAATTTACAATCGAAACCGGCATAGCTTTTTTTGACCATATGCTTTCATCCTTTGCTATGCACGGCGGGTTCGACATTACAGGACATGTCAAAGGCGATCTTGAGGTAGATCAGCATCATACCGTTGAGGATACAGGCATTGTGCTAGGTCAGGTGTTTGCTCAGATTTTTTCACAGAATAAAAATGTAAAGCGCTTTGGAAGCTTTTTTGTTCCGATGGATGAGGCGCTGTCTTTTGCGGCAGTCGATATCAGCGGCAGACCGTATCTTGTCTATGACTGTCACATTGGGGACAGCAAAACAGGGGATATGGACTCCGAACTTTTCCTTGAATTTTTCCGTGCTTTCACAATCAATGCAGGGCTCACTCTGCATACCAAAATGATTTACGGTTCAAACGGTCACCATATGATCGAGGCGCTTTTCAAAGCTGTGGCAAGGGCGATCCGCGAGGCGCTGACCCCGAACACCGGCGACGTCTTGCCCTCTACAAAAGGTCTGCTTTAA
- the hisD gene encoding histidinol dehydrogenase, with translation MNLRILKSGGKDEREFMERLNKRSAAIGGDILRKVEKIIEQVEKDGDAALYEYTKRFDGVDLLSLEVTHSEFENARRSVDPELVEVMRRAAENITKFHEKQKQTGYRIDEDGVVCGQIIRPLERAGIYVPGGTAAYPSSVLMNAIPAKVAGVSEIVMVTPPGKDGTVPANILMAAEVAGIDKIYKVGGAQAIAALAYGTESIPKVDVIVGPGNIFVATAKKLVFGKVKIDMIAGPSEILIVADESADPAYLAADMMSQAEHDVLASSVLLCLSEKQAKAVTLELKKQIETLPRAEYIEKSLKDYGAIIVCSDLDDCVRLANEISPEHLELMVKEPFVILPEIKNAGSIFLGENAPEPLGDYMAGPNHVLPTSGTARFSSPLSVDCFIKKSSYLYYDKNALDGISKDVMRFAASEGLDAHANSIKVRVKDNEQIYTGENKPH, from the coding sequence ATGAATTTAAGAATTTTGAAAAGCGGCGGCAAAGATGAACGTGAATTTATGGAGCGTCTTAACAAGAGAAGCGCCGCTATCGGCGGAGATATACTCAGAAAAGTCGAAAAGATAATCGAACAGGTTGAAAAAGACGGGGACGCTGCGCTTTATGAATATACAAAGCGTTTTGACGGAGTCGATCTTTTATCACTTGAGGTGACCCATTCCGAATTTGAAAATGCACGCCGCTCTGTCGACCCTGAGCTTGTCGAGGTAATGCGCCGCGCCGCAGAAAACATTACTAAATTCCACGAAAAGCAAAAGCAGACAGGATACAGGATAGATGAAGACGGGGTCGTCTGCGGTCAGATAATCCGTCCGCTTGAGAGAGCTGGCATATATGTGCCGGGAGGCACGGCGGCATATCCGTCAAGCGTCCTGATGAACGCTATTCCGGCTAAAGTCGCGGGCGTCAGCGAAATAGTCATGGTCACTCCGCCGGGCAAAGACGGAACAGTGCCCGCAAATATTCTTATGGCGGCTGAAGTTGCCGGCATAGATAAAATTTATAAAGTCGGAGGGGCTCAGGCAATCGCCGCCCTTGCATACGGCACTGAATCTATCCCGAAGGTTGATGTTATCGTCGGCCCCGGAAATATCTTCGTCGCAACAGCTAAAAAGCTCGTATTCGGCAAAGTGAAAATCGATATGATAGCAGGACCTAGCGAAATTCTCATAGTCGCTGATGAAAGCGCCGATCCGGCTTATCTTGCGGCTGATATGATGTCCCAGGCTGAACATGACGTGCTTGCATCATCCGTTCTTTTATGCCTGTCCGAAAAGCAGGCAAAAGCTGTAACGCTGGAACTAAAAAAACAGATAGAAACTCTGCCGAGAGCAGAATATATCGAAAAATCACTTAAGGATTACGGTGCCATTATTGTTTGTTCTGATCTTGACGACTGTGTCCGGCTTGCAAATGAAATCTCACCCGAGCATCTTGAACTGATGGTAAAAGAACCGTTTGTGATTTTGCCGGAAATCAAAAATGCAGGCTCCATTTTTCTCGGTGAAAACGCTCCGGAACCACTCGGTGATTATATGGCAGGGCCAAACCATGTGCTTCCGACCAGCGGCACCGCTCGCTTTTCGTCTCCGCTTTCAGTAGACTGTTTTATTAAAAAATCTTCGTATTTATATTATGACAAAAATGCACTTGACGGAATCTCAAAGGATGTCATGCGTTTTGCGGCATCTGAGGGACTTGACGCACATGCAAATTCAATTAAAGTTAGGGTGAAGGACAATGAACAAATATATACCGGAGAAAATAAACCGCATTGA